In Planktothrix sp. FACHB-1365, the genomic stretch TAAGGGAGACGCAACAACTTGCAGAAACCCAATAGACTCGCCAAACTCTCGCCAAGCCTTAAATTGTTCTGGCGGAATAAACTCTACTAGGGGCAAATGTTTAGGACTCGGTTGTAGGTATTGACCCAAGGTTAAGATATCACAATCAACAGTCCGTAAGTCCTGCATGGTTTCTCGAACTTCTACATCGGTTTCACCCAGTCCCACCATAATTCCTGATTTGGTATAAACTTCTGGGGTGAGTTGTCGCGATCGCTTTAATAATTCCAAACTACGTTGATAATCTCCTTGAGGACGAACCCGACGATACAGCCGTTTAATCGTTTCGGTATTATGGTTGAGAACTTCCGGCTTTGCTTGTAAAATCAGTTCCAAAGCGTCCCAATTCCCACACAAATCAGGAATTAACACTTCAATGGTGGTTTGGGGAGATACAGCACGCACTTCTTCAATACACCGGACAAATTGAGACGCACCGCCATCGCTGAGGTCATCCCGGTTAACAGACGTGATCACCACATGATTCAAGTTCATGCGTCGTACTGCTTCCGCTAATCGTTCGGGTTCAGTCAAGTCAAGGGGTTGGGGTTTTTTCTCAAAATCAATATCACAGTAGGGACAGGCACGGGTACAAGCTGGCCCCATAATTAAAAATGTGGCCGTTCCGGCGTTGAAGCATTCTCCAATATTTGGACAGGAGGCTTCTTCACAAACGGTGTTTAAGCCGAGATCCCGCAAAATTCCTTTAACGTTTCCAACGCGCTCCCATTGAGGGGCCTTAACTCGCAACCAGTCTGGCTTGACAACCACGCGCTACCTTTTCCTAATTAACTTACATCTTGATTGATCGTAACTGATATTTTATGTGTTATACTACCTAATAATGTCTTGTTAAGACACCGGGATGTAGCGCAGCTTGGTAGCGCACCTCGTTCGGGACGAGGGGGTCGCAGGTTCAAATCCTGTCATCCCGATTTGATAATAAACCTGTTAACCCCTCATACCGAACGAGGTGCGCTACCACTTGCGTTACTTCCCGGTGTTGTATCTGGTTAGGTACTCTTCAAGGATACAAGATAGATACAAGTTTGACAGTAACCCTTCATATCACCTCTACCCTTACCTTGCCTGCTAACTTTTAGATTTGCTTCCCTTTGTATGTACATCTGGAAACAAACTTTACTTTTTGATGATCGTCAAAAATTTTCCCCCAATCCGTAAACTCAAAAGTTATCTTCCCGTTATACATACAATGGGAAGTATCACAAACTTTTAGACGAACGGTAAAAATTATGGATAAGTTAGACAACTTAGAGAAGGGTAGGATTAAACGGTATACGGGAGATGATGAGAAGGTAAGGACTACGTTATCGTTATCGCGCTCTACAAGGGAGTATCTAAGTCAGTATGGCAATGGTATGAGTGAAACTATAGAGTATTTGGTATGGCTACACAGTAAGGGTAAGGCGGGTTTAGTTACAGATAAGTTTGAGATGCTAAAGGATAGGTAATAAAAAAATTCGTTTAACGATTTTCGTTTAACGAAAATAGGAATCACAAAACAGAAAAACAAACTAAATAGCTTATTATACTGAATCAGTGTTACACTGATAGAGTAGTTAACACTAAACAGTAAATAATTATATGGCTAACTATAATCCTAATACTCAAGGGTTAAGTCAACCAAAATGGATCAATAAACCAGTGAAACCATACCGACTACCTGAACCTATAGCAGATGATGTCTTAACCTATGCTCATAAATTGGACAAGGGGGATGGCGATCACTCTACCGATTTAGACAATGTTATAGAGACACTAACTCAAGCGTTAACCCTACCTGCCAACAAAGGGGGGGCCATCAAAGCGGAAA encodes the following:
- the lipA gene encoding lipoyl synthase gives rise to the protein MVVKPDWLRVKAPQWERVGNVKGILRDLGLNTVCEEASCPNIGECFNAGTATFLIMGPACTRACPYCDIDFEKKPQPLDLTEPERLAEAVRRMNLNHVVITSVNRDDLSDGGASQFVRCIEEVRAVSPQTTIEVLIPDLCGNWDALELILQAKPEVLNHNTETIKRLYRRVRPQGDYQRSLELLKRSRQLTPEVYTKSGIMVGLGETDVEVRETMQDLRTVDCDILTLGQYLQPSPKHLPLVEFIPPEQFKAWREFGESIGFLQVVASPLTRSSYHAEQVRGLMEEYPR